From a single Shewanella donghaensis genomic region:
- the bioD gene encoding dethiobiotin synthase: MYFVTGTDTDSGKTLISSALLNLASRQALVVNEKPKTLGVKPIASGCIETDAGLRNSDALSLIEQSTISLDYNKINPIAFKPAIAPHIAAKQQGVNLTANAVVDLLPIDVLNSADFALIEGAGGWRLPLSKGQYLSQSVQQLSQQNDVGIILVVGMKLGCLNHALLTQEAIEADGLNIAGWVANQVDPEMSEIDENLSSLQALMKAPYLGYVPHLIEPTALNAAEHIDNSAL, from the coding sequence ATTTACTTTGTGACAGGAACGGACACCGATAGCGGTAAAACCCTTATATCATCGGCATTGCTTAATCTTGCTAGCAGACAAGCTTTAGTTGTTAATGAAAAACCTAAAACCCTCGGTGTAAAACCCATCGCTTCAGGCTGCATAGAAACAGATGCAGGGCTTCGTAATAGCGACGCACTGAGTCTAATTGAACAATCTACTATTTCGCTCGATTACAATAAAATAAACCCTATCGCATTCAAACCTGCCATTGCGCCGCATATTGCTGCAAAGCAACAAGGGGTGAATTTAACCGCCAATGCCGTGGTTGATTTATTGCCAATCGATGTACTCAATAGTGCCGACTTCGCATTAATTGAAGGTGCTGGTGGTTGGCGATTACCTTTAAGCAAAGGTCAATACTTATCGCAATCAGTACAGCAACTTTCACAGCAAAATGATGTTGGTATTATTTTGGTAGTGGGCATGAAACTCGGTTGCCTTAACCATGCTTTATTAACCCAAGAAGCCATTGAAGCTGACGGGCTTAACATTGCAGGTTGGGTCGCCAATCAAGTTGACCCTGAAATGAGTGAAATAGATGAGAACTTATCAAGCTTACAAGCATTAATGAAAGCGCCATACTTGGGTTATGTGCCGCATTTAATTGAGCCAACTGCTTTAAATGCCGCTGAGCATATTGATAATTCAGCGCTATAG
- the pepE gene encoding dipeptidase PepE, producing MAMNALMLSSSREGDTPYLAHAIEYIKPLTAHAKNWIFIPYAGVSIDYDQYLEMVTKGLAELNIHITSIHQHSEPKQAIKDADGIFVGGGNTFQLLNELYRYDLIHLINEQVSNGKPYVGWSAGSNITGLSIRTTNDMPIVEPASFTGLKLLPFQLNPHYTNYQAPGHNGETRAQRLLEFTKVDPLTPVIGIQEGTALWRQGDKLSLIGDKPAYLFHGKQQEIEITVGSDLSSYLD from the coding sequence ATGGCAATGAATGCACTCATGCTCAGCAGCTCAAGAGAAGGCGATACGCCCTATTTAGCCCACGCGATTGAATACATCAAACCGCTGACAGCACATGCCAAAAATTGGATTTTTATCCCTTATGCCGGTGTTAGTATAGATTACGACCAATATCTAGAGATGGTAACGAAAGGCCTTGCCGAGCTTAATATTCACATCACCAGTATTCACCAACATAGTGAACCTAAGCAGGCGATTAAAGACGCTGATGGTATTTTTGTTGGCGGCGGTAATACCTTCCAGTTGTTGAATGAGCTTTACCGCTACGACCTTATTCATTTAATCAATGAACAAGTGTCTAATGGTAAGCCTTATGTCGGTTGGAGCGCTGGGTCAAACATTACCGGGCTAAGCATCCGAACCACTAATGATATGCCTATTGTTGAGCCAGCGTCATTCACAGGTCTTAAATTACTGCCTTTTCAGCTAAACCCTCATTACACCAATTACCAAGCTCCTGGTCATAATGGCGAAACCCGCGCACAGCGTTTACTAGAATTTACCAAGGTTGATCCATTAACACCGGTTATTGGTATTCAAGAAGGCACAGCACTATGGCGTCAAGGAGATAAATTGTCGTTAATAGGTGATAAACCCGCTTATTTATTCCATGGTAAACAACAAGAGATTGAAATTACAGTAGGTAGTGATTTAAGCAGTTACCTTGATTAA
- the htpX gene encoding protease HtpX, which translates to MLRIFLLIGTNLAILLVASIVMSLLGVSTSSMSGLLIFAAMFGFGGAFVSLAISKWMAKKTMGCEVITTPRDNTERWLVETVTRQAKQAGIKMPEVAIYQSEEMNAFATGPSRDNALVAVSSGLLYGMTQDEIEGVLAHEVSHVANGDMVTLTLIQGVVNTFVIFAARVVAGIVNNVVANNSEDGEGLGMFAYMAVVFVMDMLFGILASMIVAYFSRIREFKADEGAAKLASKEKMIAALERLKTGPETGAMPAQMSALGINGKRSMAEFLMSHPPLEKRISALKNS; encoded by the coding sequence ATGTTACGAATTTTTTTATTAATTGGCACTAACTTAGCCATTTTGCTTGTAGCATCGATTGTGATGTCTTTGCTAGGTGTTAGTACCTCAAGCATGAGTGGGTTATTAATTTTTGCTGCTATGTTTGGTTTTGGCGGCGCGTTTGTCAGTTTAGCTATCTCAAAGTGGATGGCAAAGAAAACCATGGGCTGTGAAGTCATTACCACACCTCGTGATAATACTGAACGTTGGTTAGTTGAAACGGTAACTCGTCAAGCTAAGCAAGCAGGCATTAAAATGCCAGAAGTTGCTATTTATCAATCTGAAGAAATGAATGCTTTTGCAACTGGACCGAGTAGAGATAATGCGCTTGTTGCGGTAAGTTCAGGCCTACTTTACGGCATGACTCAAGACGAAATTGAAGGTGTACTGGCTCATGAAGTCAGTCACGTAGCCAACGGTGACATGGTAACTTTGACGCTAATTCAAGGCGTTGTGAACACTTTTGTTATTTTTGCAGCCCGCGTAGTCGCAGGTATTGTGAATAACGTTGTAGCTAATAACAGTGAAGACGGTGAAGGCCTAGGCATGTTTGCTTACATGGCAGTCGTATTCGTGATGGATATGTTATTTGGTATTCTTGCATCAATGATCGTAGCTTACTTCTCTCGTATTCGTGAGTTCAAAGCTGATGAAGGCGCAGCAAAACTTGCCAGCAAAGAGAAAATGATTGCTGCTTTGGAGCGCTTAAAAACCGGTCCTGAAACCGGCGCTATGCCAGCACAGATGTCGGCTTTAGGCATTAACGGTAAGCGTTCAATGGCTGAATTCTTGATGAGTCACCCACCATTAGAAAAGCGTATTAGTGCATTAAAAAATAGCTAA
- a CDS encoding TonB-dependent hemoglobin/transferrin/lactoferrin family receptor → MMKPLSVKLISAAIAAALSPQVIADTGEVVSQEEIKQSISNFHEVIVISGSRMEQTLDQVAGSVVVIDEEAIARNLTSDFSTLFQKEAAVDVKGGAGKPSSVTIRGIGGNRVMMVKDGVRVNNQYASPLGPGAEGTGRGLTEVEGLKQVEVLKAAASTMYGSDALGGVLVMTSKDADDYLRGDDYYFSANAGYTGMNDEYSAGFTSAFSAGDFDNLVTYQRREGEEQQNYDGTLPESDLVTDSFLVKSKYHFNDDTNLQLTVDYMNQQLDRWENSVDNSQSIDYDRQTQSLNTSLRLRSTKERSIHDNVDFVFYYGKTDQSEKRDYYDGTQSGARDITEHRDYQFDEYRVGFASTFAKSLSLTGHDHNIIYGVDVEQSEMSRPRDYQVMDDAGNWVPSDTDTFSFADTKSLRVGAFVQDDITFYDGKLNAILGLRYDYFRNTPDQQQAEEAGRDPADFNEMSDGFWSPKLGLVYHMTPNVNVYAQYAYGYKMPTPDQKWGELEVKDGKMPFPVMIQANYDLESESSHTIEVGVRGHHGDTQYEFTTFYTQANDYIDWEFVGCGGMLGCALPTSLEYRYINYDKVTLYGAEASFRQWLNDDIEVWGNIAYTHGEDENGDYLNSVSPLKGNVGVNYYANIANKEVDFGLTARFADKMDRTTDLDIFPLPIPGMDFNEVFNTAGYAVFDVTANVMLSDNWTLRTGVFNIFDTEYIEYSDVAGQSKFLMSNLGVTEDTYTQVGRYFSVKVNYTF, encoded by the coding sequence ATGATGAAACCACTTTCTGTTAAATTAATTAGTGCTGCAATTGCTGCGGCATTATCCCCTCAAGTTATAGCGGATACAGGTGAAGTTGTATCGCAAGAAGAAATTAAACAATCTATTTCAAATTTTCACGAAGTGATTGTTATTTCGGGCTCTCGTATGGAGCAAACTCTGGATCAAGTTGCTGGTTCAGTAGTAGTGATAGATGAGGAAGCTATTGCACGTAATTTGACATCAGATTTTTCGACTTTATTCCAAAAAGAAGCTGCTGTTGATGTAAAAGGCGGTGCAGGTAAGCCAAGTTCAGTGACGATTCGTGGCATTGGTGGCAATCGTGTGATGATGGTCAAAGATGGTGTTCGTGTGAACAACCAATATGCTTCACCATTAGGCCCTGGTGCTGAAGGCACCGGCCGTGGATTAACTGAAGTTGAAGGCCTAAAGCAAGTTGAAGTACTGAAAGCTGCTGCATCGACTATGTATGGTTCTGACGCACTCGGTGGCGTATTAGTGATGACATCAAAGGATGCTGATGATTACTTACGTGGCGACGATTATTACTTTTCAGCGAATGCGGGTTATACCGGCATGAATGATGAGTACAGTGCAGGCTTCACCAGTGCCTTTTCTGCTGGTGATTTTGATAACTTAGTCACTTATCAACGCCGTGAAGGTGAAGAACAGCAAAACTATGATGGCACCTTGCCTGAAAGTGATTTAGTGACAGATAGTTTTCTCGTTAAAAGTAAGTATCACTTTAACGATGATACCAATTTACAGTTAACCGTTGATTACATGAATCAGCAATTAGATCGTTGGGAAAATAGTGTAGACAATAGTCAGTCAATTGATTATGACCGTCAAACTCAGTCATTAAATACCTCATTGCGCTTACGTTCAACTAAAGAGCGTTCAATTCATGACAATGTCGATTTTGTGTTTTATTACGGAAAAACCGACCAAAGTGAAAAACGCGATTACTATGATGGTACGCAAAGCGGTGCACGTGATATTACCGAGCATCGAGATTACCAATTTGATGAGTACCGTGTTGGTTTCGCCAGTACGTTTGCTAAATCTTTGTCATTAACTGGCCATGACCACAACATTATTTATGGTGTCGATGTTGAACAGTCAGAAATGAGTCGTCCACGTGATTACCAAGTGATGGATGATGCAGGGAATTGGGTTCCTTCTGATACTGATACTTTCTCATTTGCTGATACTAAGAGCTTACGTGTTGGTGCGTTTGTTCAGGATGATATTACTTTTTATGACGGTAAATTGAATGCCATTTTAGGTTTACGTTATGACTATTTCAGAAATACTCCTGATCAACAACAAGCTGAAGAAGCAGGTCGTGACCCCGCTGATTTTAATGAAATGAGTGATGGTTTTTGGTCTCCTAAGCTTGGCCTTGTATATCACATGACGCCAAACGTTAATGTGTATGCACAGTATGCTTATGGTTACAAAATGCCAACTCCTGATCAAAAATGGGGTGAGCTAGAAGTAAAAGATGGCAAAATGCCGTTTCCTGTAATGATACAAGCTAACTATGACTTAGAATCTGAGTCAAGTCATACCATCGAAGTAGGTGTGCGTGGTCATCACGGCGATACTCAATACGAGTTCACTACGTTTTATACCCAAGCTAATGATTATATTGATTGGGAATTCGTTGGTTGTGGTGGCATGTTAGGTTGTGCTTTACCAACCTCATTAGAGTACCGTTATATTAACTACGATAAAGTGACCTTGTATGGTGCTGAAGCGTCATTTCGTCAGTGGTTAAATGATGATATTGAAGTCTGGGGTAACATTGCTTATACCCACGGTGAAGATGAAAATGGCGATTACTTAAATTCAGTTAGTCCTTTAAAAGGCAATGTCGGGGTTAACTATTACGCTAATATTGCTAATAAAGAAGTCGATTTTGGTTTAACTGCACGTTTTGCAGACAAAATGGATCGCACTACGGATTTAGATATTTTCCCGCTTCCTATTCCAGGCATGGATTTCAACGAAGTATTTAACACCGCAGGCTATGCCGTGTTTGATGTGACTGCGAATGTGATGTTAAGTGATAACTGGACGTTGCGTACTGGTGTGTTCAATATATTTGATACTGAATACATCGAGTACTCAGATGTTGCAGGACAATCTAAGTTCCTAATGAGCAATTTGGGTGTAACGGAAGACACTTATACCCAAGTTGGCCGTTATTTCAGCGTAAAAGTTAATTACACGTTCTAG
- a CDS encoding methyltransferase domain-containing protein — MNLENPVAVKFSQAAATYKQHDVLQRITAGRLMQLASAGDTADVALKGHLLDLGCGPGTDFNINKGRVTKVTAVDLSAEMLKAVQQSFPQYHTICADAASLPIAASSMDCIYSNLVLQWCGDLNQVFSELNRVLTPRSEALISVVSDGSLSELETLGLGHNAFRHLDDIIAAIDTTQWQILFAETTTEQVHFTDLKALLYSIKGVGASVSEYQDKTLAAKNNSRLRGRKDWLALVDKAEKLREANGLPLSYNISYLRLAKR, encoded by the coding sequence ATGAATTTAGAAAACCCTGTAGCGGTTAAATTTTCCCAAGCTGCAGCAACCTATAAGCAGCATGATGTATTGCAGCGGATTACAGCTGGTAGATTAATGCAGCTTGCTAGTGCAGGGGATACAGCAGACGTTGCGTTAAAAGGGCATTTACTGGATTTAGGCTGTGGACCCGGTACTGACTTTAATATTAATAAAGGTCGTGTTACGAAAGTAACAGCTGTGGACCTCTCTGCAGAAATGCTAAAAGCCGTGCAGCAATCGTTTCCTCAATATCACACTATTTGTGCCGATGCAGCCAGCCTTCCTATAGCGGCTAGCAGCATGGACTGCATCTACTCCAACCTAGTATTGCAGTGGTGTGGTGATTTAAATCAGGTGTTCAGCGAGCTTAATCGAGTATTAACACCTCGGAGTGAAGCACTGATTAGTGTGGTAAGTGATGGCAGTCTTTCAGAGCTTGAAACTTTAGGGCTAGGCCATAATGCCTTTCGGCATCTAGATGACATTATTGCCGCGATTGATACCACTCAATGGCAAATTCTATTTGCTGAGACCACAACCGAACAAGTGCATTTTACCGATTTAAAGGCATTACTTTATTCCATTAAAGGTGTTGGCGCTTCAGTGAGTGAATACCAAGATAAAACCTTAGCAGCCAAAAATAACAGTCGATTACGTGGCCGAAAAGATTGGCTCGCGTTAGTGGATAAAGCGGAAAAGTTACGTGAAGCAAACGGTTTACCTTTAAGCTATAACATCAGCTATTTAAGACTCGCCAAACGCTAA
- a CDS encoding MepB family protein has protein sequence MLSQKYRDELESLLIKGFTPAGYNVTKNIELDPIPESAQYGGLTFSINDHNIIYRKGKVTADRPGAFLAIWQRPSPCYSGSHKPIPYSTNDLDFLFVQVEAHSVSTNKDNVIEIPQSGLFIFPVSLLVKKGIISTDISKGKTGFRVFPPWSDDRGEVGTQVFSASGRKTQRWQLPYFIEIDENSSIDAGKLTSIITQK, from the coding sequence TTGCTTAGTCAAAAATATCGAGATGAACTCGAGTCGCTTTTAATCAAAGGGTTTACTCCTGCTGGTTATAACGTCACTAAAAATATTGAACTAGACCCTATTCCTGAAAGTGCTCAATATGGAGGACTCACTTTCTCTATAAATGACCACAATATAATTTACCGAAAGGGGAAGGTGACTGCAGATAGACCTGGTGCTTTTCTCGCTATTTGGCAACGTCCATCACCTTGTTATTCAGGAAGTCATAAGCCCATTCCATATAGCACTAATGATCTCGACTTTTTATTTGTACAGGTAGAAGCGCATTCTGTTTCGACCAATAAAGATAATGTCATAGAAATACCACAGTCCGGACTATTTATCTTTCCAGTATCACTGCTGGTGAAAAAAGGGATCATTTCAACAGACATAAGCAAAGGCAAAACTGGATTTAGAGTGTTTCCCCCTTGGAGTGATGACAGAGGTGAGGTTGGTACTCAGGTGTTTTCAGCCTCAGGGAGAAAAACTCAGCGTTGGCAATTACCTTATTTTATTGAGATAGATGAAAATAGCTCGATAGATGCAGGTAAATTAACCAGCATCATTACTCAAAAATAA
- a CDS encoding nitrate reductase — protein sequence MSNIQSSCAYCGVGCGISLTPSAKSSIGFELEGDMNHPANKGQLCAKGERLLESLAQPNTLRYPQLKSGKPVEWSEAISTIADTFKQTIAEFGADSVAFYLSGQLLTEDYYVANKLAKGFIGTSNVDTNSRLCMSSAVSAHMRAFGEDVVAGCYDDFEQAEVIVLVGANTAWTHPVLFQRMIKARQLNGTKIVVIDPAKTATASQADLHLQIAPGTDTLLFNGLLNFIANNDSLNQPYIDAHTENFAQTLVHVASQSADFENLAKDLLVSTSELSDFYQLFIDNDKVMTASCQGVNQSVSGTDTTNAMINCHLALGHMGQAGSGFLSLTGQPNAMGGREVGGLATQLACHMGFSEPERQLLGDFWQSDVIAQNKGLTAVELFDAMAEGKIKALWIMGTNPLVSMPNTPKITQALETCPFVVVSEITQDSTTAQMADVLLPAQGWSEKCGTVTNSERVITRQRGFIAAKGAAKADWWALAEVAKAMGFEQSFSFNNSAAVFKEFAQLSKTVKQAFPQKQFDLSGLAELTDAQYDDLLPTQWPVAQSRHIGLHSQRMYADGVFSTASGKAQFIETTTQSTLSPLNETQVRLNSGRSRDQWHTMTRTGHVASLRASIPEPVISLHPSTLNQLNLAEDDFVAFRENLSLSSASLAVSNRPVARVVADDNQTLDMAFMSMHWSNQFSMGQGVNVALDSQFDPHSKQPAFKGQPVELIKVPLALQGVIFGIHDPKLQGVNWNVQQTLSAGTCHHIGFEDADAGFAFQSSLHSLKWTVRLATQQIIHVQCNVNKSQLVSLKLLSETKVAVSLEPLHLLIGQTVNVALMGQLHQLIKAGNSPLICACTGVTEANIQDAMLQKLDDSVFNKRASSLEQSTAITHSDFVKALDETQTELGCGRQCGSCHSEVTQCAKDIWNIGLADIAAQLPEQERKSTQEEVA from the coding sequence ATGTCTAATATCCAATCGAGTTGTGCTTATTGTGGGGTCGGCTGCGGTATAAGCTTAACGCCTAGTGCAAAAAGCAGCATTGGATTTGAGCTTGAGGGTGATATGAATCATCCAGCGAATAAAGGTCAGTTATGTGCCAAAGGCGAGCGCTTATTAGAAAGCTTAGCCCAGCCAAATACACTCAGATATCCCCAATTAAAGTCTGGTAAACCCGTTGAATGGTCTGAAGCGATTTCAACTATTGCTGATACGTTTAAACAAACGATTGCAGAATTTGGTGCCGATTCAGTCGCTTTTTATCTTTCAGGTCAATTATTAACTGAAGACTATTATGTCGCTAATAAACTCGCAAAAGGCTTTATTGGGACTTCAAACGTAGATACCAACTCTCGCTTGTGTATGTCTTCAGCTGTAAGTGCACATATGCGCGCATTTGGAGAGGACGTTGTAGCGGGTTGTTATGACGATTTTGAACAGGCGGAAGTGATTGTACTTGTTGGCGCAAATACAGCTTGGACCCATCCGGTTTTATTTCAACGGATGATTAAAGCCCGCCAGCTTAACGGCACTAAAATTGTTGTGATTGACCCTGCTAAAACAGCAACGGCAAGCCAGGCTGACTTGCATCTTCAAATCGCGCCGGGTACCGATACATTACTGTTTAATGGTTTACTGAATTTTATCGCTAATAACGATAGCTTAAATCAGCCATATATTGATGCGCACACAGAAAACTTCGCGCAAACATTAGTGCATGTGGCTAGTCAAAGCGCTGATTTCGAAAACCTTGCTAAGGACTTATTAGTATCAACCAGTGAGTTATCTGATTTTTATCAGTTGTTTATCGATAACGACAAGGTGATGACTGCTAGCTGCCAAGGTGTAAATCAGTCTGTATCAGGTACTGACACCACCAATGCGATGATTAATTGCCATCTTGCCCTTGGCCATATGGGCCAAGCTGGTAGCGGCTTTCTTTCACTTACCGGACAACCGAATGCAATGGGTGGACGTGAGGTGGGTGGTTTAGCGACGCAGCTTGCATGTCATATGGGCTTTTCTGAACCAGAGCGTCAGTTGTTAGGCGATTTTTGGCAATCTGATGTAATTGCACAAAATAAAGGTTTAACTGCGGTTGAGTTATTTGATGCTATGGCAGAGGGTAAAATTAAAGCGCTGTGGATAATGGGGACCAACCCTTTGGTTTCCATGCCTAATACGCCGAAAATCACTCAAGCATTAGAAACTTGCCCGTTTGTAGTAGTGTCTGAAATTACCCAAGATTCAACAACAGCACAAATGGCTGATGTTTTATTGCCTGCTCAGGGGTGGTCAGAAAAATGTGGCACTGTGACCAACAGTGAGCGTGTTATTACTCGCCAACGTGGATTTATTGCGGCAAAAGGTGCAGCTAAAGCTGACTGGTGGGCATTAGCTGAAGTGGCTAAAGCAATGGGTTTTGAGCAAAGCTTTAGTTTTAACAATAGCGCTGCAGTGTTTAAAGAATTTGCTCAATTATCAAAAACCGTTAAGCAAGCATTCCCGCAAAAGCAGTTTGATTTATCTGGCTTGGCTGAATTAACTGATGCGCAGTATGACGATTTACTACCGACCCAATGGCCTGTAGCACAAAGCCGTCATATCGGGCTTCATAGCCAGCGTATGTATGCTGATGGTGTGTTTTCTACTGCATCAGGCAAAGCCCAATTTATTGAAACTACAACGCAATCTACTTTAAGCCCGCTAAATGAAACACAAGTAAGATTAAATAGTGGCCGCAGCCGTGATCAATGGCACACCATGACTCGAACTGGCCATGTTGCCAGTCTTCGTGCCAGTATTCCTGAGCCTGTTATTTCGTTGCATCCATCGACATTGAATCAACTCAATCTTGCCGAAGATGACTTTGTCGCTTTTCGTGAGAATTTATCCTTATCTTCAGCCTCTTTAGCTGTATCAAATAGACCAGTAGCAAGAGTGGTTGCCGATGATAATCAAACCCTGGATATGGCCTTTATGTCGATGCATTGGTCAAATCAGTTTTCAATGGGTCAAGGTGTCAACGTTGCACTTGATAGCCAATTCGACCCGCATTCAAAACAACCTGCATTTAAAGGCCAACCCGTTGAATTAATCAAAGTACCGCTGGCACTTCAAGGGGTTATTTTTGGCATTCATGATCCGAAATTACAAGGCGTTAATTGGAATGTGCAGCAAACATTATCAGCAGGTACTTGTCATCATATTGGTTTTGAAGATGCAGACGCGGGTTTTGCATTTCAATCAAGCTTGCACTCATTGAAGTGGACGGTGCGACTGGCTACTCAGCAAATTATTCATGTGCAATGTAACGTTAATAAGAGTCAGTTAGTGTCGCTGAAACTGTTAAGTGAAACGAAGGTCGCGGTGTCATTAGAACCGCTGCATTTATTAATTGGTCAAACGGTTAATGTGGCGTTAATGGGTCAATTACATCAACTGATAAAGGCGGGTAATAGTCCGCTTATATGTGCCTGTACAGGTGTGACCGAAGCCAATATTCAAGATGCCATGCTGCAAAAATTGGATGACAGCGTGTTTAATAAACGCGCTAGTAGCCTAGAACAATCGACTGCGATTACTCACTCCGATTTCGTAAAAGCCTTAGATGAAACGCAAACAGAGTTAGGTTGCGGCAGACAGTGTGGTAGTTGCCATAGTGAAGTCACCCAGTGTGCAAAAGACATTTGGAATATTGGTTTGGCAGACATAGCAGCACAATTACCAGAACAAGAACGAAAATCAACCCAAGAGGAGGTGGCGTGA
- the cctA gene encoding tetraheme c-type cytochrome CctA produces MSNKILVALFAAALAVLTLSSNAFAADENLADFHSDMGGCESCHADGEPSADGAYEFEQCQDCHGTLAEMDENHTPHDGMLMCADCHAPHDMNVGDVPTCDSCHDDGRVAK; encoded by the coding sequence GTGAGCAATAAAATTCTTGTAGCATTGTTTGCAGCAGCTTTAGCTGTATTAACTTTGTCGTCGAACGCTTTTGCTGCAGATGAAAATCTTGCAGATTTCCATTCTGATATGGGTGGCTGTGAAAGTTGTCATGCAGATGGTGAACCATCAGCTGATGGCGCATATGAATTCGAACAGTGTCAAGACTGTCACGGAACACTTGCGGAAATGGACGAAAATCATACGCCGCATGATGGCATGTTAATGTGTGCTGATTGTCATGCTCCACATGACATGAATGTAGGTGATGTACCTACATGTGATAGCTGCCATGATGATGGCCGTGTTGCTAAATAA
- a CDS encoding aminotransferase class I/II-fold pyridoxal phosphate-dependent enzyme, whose protein sequence is MANHPISDRISHRLQQLQTDGLLRQRKLAELDKASANNLAPTIPNIIDFSHNDYLGLANDPEMIAAIHAGAIKYGVGSKASPLVSGYSDAHLKLEQRLCDITGHEAGLLFCSGFSANQALIKTLFEAGDVIIADKLIHASVIDGVKDSGASLKRYKHNDLAHAEQLLNRFPNSALFTESVFSMDGDIAPLKALSNLCKQHNSWLVVDDAHGFGIDYFDLDDENDENANSNSLNVSGSVVTPQCDIQVITFGKALGCQGACVLASQQVIDYMVAQSRHYIYSTALSPASAHLALTAVNLTQSQTHKASTLLANIALFKSLCDAKNIAITESTTAIQPVIIGDSERTVTIAKALREQGLLVGAIRPPTVPKGQARLRVTINATHNAKQIIQLVDALVVQLT, encoded by the coding sequence ATGGCAAATCACCCAATATCAGATCGAATAAGTCATCGTTTGCAGCAACTGCAAACCGATGGCTTGCTAAGGCAAAGAAAGTTAGCTGAGTTAGATAAGGCATCGGCTAACAACTTAGCTCCAACAATTCCCAATATTATTGATTTCAGTCACAACGATTACCTTGGTCTGGCCAATGATCCCGAAATGATTGCCGCTATTCATGCTGGCGCGATAAAATATGGTGTGGGCAGTAAAGCCTCGCCATTAGTGTCAGGCTATAGCGACGCCCATCTAAAGCTTGAACAACGCCTATGTGATATTACTGGCCATGAAGCAGGGCTATTATTTTGCTCAGGATTCAGTGCCAACCAAGCGTTAATCAAAACCTTATTTGAAGCAGGCGATGTAATTATTGCCGATAAGCTTATTCATGCATCAGTGATAGACGGCGTAAAAGACAGCGGCGCTTCACTTAAACGTTATAAACATAACGATTTAGCCCATGCTGAGCAGTTACTTAATCGATTCCCAAATAGTGCCTTATTTACCGAAAGTGTTTTTAGTATGGATGGCGATATTGCGCCGTTAAAAGCATTATCAAACCTGTGTAAGCAGCATAATAGCTGGTTAGTGGTTGATGATGCCCATGGTTTTGGTATCGACTATTTTGATCTTGATGACGAAAATGATGAAAACGCGAATAGCAATAGCCTTAACGTTAGTGGTTCAGTCGTTACACCACAATGCGATATTCAAGTCATTACCTTTGGTAAAGCGCTCGGCTGCCAAGGTGCCTGCGTGTTAGCGTCACAGCAAGTGATTGATTATATGGTGGCGCAATCACGTCATTACATTTATTCAACCGCACTTTCGCCTGCCAGTGCGCACTTAGCGCTAACAGCGGTTAATTTAACTCAGTCGCAAACTCATAAAGCATCAACATTACTTGCCAATATCGCACTCTTTAAATCACTTTGTGACGCTAAAAATATAGCCATAACCGAGTCTACAACCGCTATTCAGCCGGTAATAATTGGTGACAGTGAACGCACAGTCACGATAGCTAAGGCATTAAGGGAACAAGGGTTATTGGTCGGCGCGATTAGGCCGCCAACAGTGCCTAAAGGACAAGCAAGGCTGAGAGTGACTATCAATGCCACCCATAATGCTAAGCAAATAATTCAATTAGTTGACGCCTTAGTAGTACAGTTAACATGA